Proteins encoded together in one Telopea speciosissima isolate NSW1024214 ecotype Mountain lineage chromosome 6, Tspe_v1, whole genome shotgun sequence window:
- the LOC122666169 gene encoding transmembrane ascorbate ferrireductase 2: MAVPFVRFPIVLLVRMLGIVVATLVLIWAFHYRGGLALISDNKDLIFNVHPVLMVIGLILLNGEAMLAYKTVSGTKGFRKAVHLTLQSLAFCLSVIGVWAALKFHNDKGIDNFYSLHSWLGLACLFLFGIQWGTGFATFWYPGGSRNNRTALLPWHVFFGVYIYALAIATVTTGILEKATFLQSNKVISRYSTEAMLINSLGISIVVLGGLVVLALITPTVNKGDAYRPME; encoded by the exons ATGGCGGTTCCATTTGTTCGATTCCCGATCGTTCTTTTGGTGCGAATGTTGGGAATAGTGGTTGCCACTCTGGTGCTTATTTGGGCCTTCCACTACAGAGGAGGACTGGCTCTTATATCTGATAACAAAGACCTCATCTTCAAT GTCCATCCTGTACTAATGGTGATTGGGCTCATACTTTTGAACGGTGAAG CCATGCTAGCTTACAAGACAGTCTCAGGAACAAAAGGTTTCAGAAAAGCAGTGCACCTTACACTGCAATCTCTTGCATTCTGTTTGAGTGTTATTGGTGTCTGGGCTGCTTTGAAATTTCACAATGATAAGGGCATTGACAACTTCTACAGTCTACATTCATGGCTGGGTCTAGCCTGTCTATTCCTATTTGGAATCCAG TGGGGCACTGGATTTGCAACATTTTGGTATCCTGGCGGTTCAAGAAACAACAGAACTGCATTGCTACCATGGCATGTATTCTTTGGGGTTTACATATATGCCCTTGCTATCGCTACTGTTACTACAGGCATCTTGGAGAAGGCAACATTCCTTCAAAGCAACAAAGTGATATCACGCTATTCGACTGAGGCTATGTTAATAAACTCTTTAGGTATCTCAATAGTTGTTCTGGGAGGTCTAGTTGTTCTTGCTCTCATTACTCCTACAGTTAATAAAGGTGATGCCTACAGACCAATGGAATAG